One part of the Aspergillus luchuensis IFO 4308 DNA, chromosome 5, nearly complete sequence genome encodes these proteins:
- a CDS encoding uncharacterized protein (COG:S;~EggNog:ENOG410PYW3), producing MAPRIHIQVNQQSGRNCVSSDYAEVLSANSSHVITDGHLDGNVIVSMPGNETASSSQQLLVEVTFEGHLSTAVNLNVSTQLLRLAKNITLLRASDVRELAQQHTTETARTILHPFHFNIPRTANSVSSDEYDTTPLPPSLSFKPMPVYNSNDLILRGQGRIEYFLKARLFDDEECIAETEAPVTFAAARECAPPICIPDFPGEYNLASSRSVRDRLHRRDLYYLSVQTGEPAPLYLNKSGMVSTVVPLKWHYRCLDPSQQHANIPGIYASIQTSLRATTFVSVSPQDRLPLEGDANKLLDFKLVANTTGTGCTQVRKLRIASWEDCGLKKQDQPTTYQATTPLILNFDAPDYLPPTFTHPYISRRYSLSIFVSVDVDNSRNASLRLRVPVQVSYDRGECATECMYEPFPLYPEILPPYIK from the exons ATGGCACCGCGAATTCACATTCAAGTCAATCAACAATCAGGGAGAAATTGTGTGTCGTCGGATTATGCAGAGGTACTCTCAGCAAACAGCAGCCATGTCATCACAGACGGTCACCTTGACGGCAATGTCATTGTATCGATGCCAGGCAATGAGACTGCTAGTTCATCGCAACAATTACTCGTCGAAGTGACCTTTGAAG GTCATCTGTCAACAGCAGTCAATCTGAATGTCTCAACGCAGCTGCTGCGACTCGCAAAGAATATCACA CTCCTCCGAGCATCCGATGTGCGCGAACTAGCGCAACAACACACCACCGAAACAGCACGCACAATCCTACACCCCTTCCACTTCAACATCCCCCGAACCGCCAACTCCGTCTCGTCCGACGAATATGACACCACTCCTCTACCCCCATCACTCTCCTTCAAACCCATGCCAGTCTACAACTCCAACGATCTGATACTGCGCGGGCAAGGCCGTATAGAATACTTCTTGAAAGCCCGACTcttcgacgacgaagaatgCATCGCCGAGACTGAAGCGCCAGTAACGTTTGCAGCGGCTCGAGAATGTGCCCCTCCCATTTGCATTCCCGACTTTCCTGGCGAATATAACCTCGCATCGTCACGAAGTGTTCGCGATAGATTACACCGCCGTGAtctatactatctatccGTTCAGACTGGGGAACCTGCCCCGCTGTACCTAAACAAGTCAGGAATGGTGTCTACGGTAGTTCCACTAAAGTGGCACTATCGCTGTCTAGATCCATCGCAACAACACGCAAATATTCCCGGGATATATGCCAGCATCCAGACGTCGCTTCGCGCGACGACCTTTGTTTCTGTGTCTCCGCAAGATCGACTCCCATTAGAGGGGGACGCCAACAAGTTGCTGGATTTTAAGCTTGTTGCGAATACGACAGGGACGGGTTGTACTCAGGTGCGAAAGTTGCGCATCGCATCATGGGAGGACTGCGGTCTTAAGAAGCAGG ACCAACCGACCACATACCAAGCAACTACCCCCCTGATCCTCAACTTCGACGCGCCCGATTACCTCCCTCCTACATTTACCCATCCGTACATCTCCCGACGGTACAGCCTCTCCATCTTCGTTTCGGTCGATGTAGATAACTCGAGGAATGCGAGTTTGCGATTACGGGTTCCCGTGCAGGTGTCGTATGACCGGGGCGAATGCGCGACAGAGTGTATGTATGAGCCATTCCCATTGTATCCTGAAATACTTCCGCCCTATATCAAGTGA
- the SED4_2 gene encoding S53 family peptidase (COG:O;~EggNog:ENOG410PI5I;~InterPro:IPR036852,IPR015366,IPR030400;~MEROPS:MER0078639;~PFAM:PF09286;~SECRETED:SignalP(1-20);~go_function: GO:0004252 - serine-type endopeptidase activity [Evidence IEA];~go_function: GO:0008236 - serine-type peptidase activity [Evidence IEA];~go_process: GO:0006508 - proteolysis [Evidence IEA]), producing MRSSGLYAALLCSLAASTNAVVHEKLAAVPSGWHHLEDAGSDHQISLSIALARKNLDQLESKLKDLSTPGESQYGQWLDQEEVDTLFPVASDKAVISWLRSANITHIARQGSLVNFATTVDKVNKLLNTTFAYYQRGSSQRLRTTEYSIPDDLVDSIDLISPTTFFGKEKTSAGLTQRSQKVDNHVAKRSNSSSCADTITLSCLKEMYNFGNYTPSASSGSKLGFASFLNESASYSDLAKFERLFNLPSQNFSVELINGGVNDQNQSTASLTEADLDVELLVGVGHPLPVTEFITSGEPPFIPDPDEPSAADNENEPYLQYYEYLLSKPNSALPQVISNSYGDDEQTVPEYYAKRVCNLIGLVGLRGISVLESSGDEGIGSGCRTTDGTNSTQFNPIFPATCPYVTAVGGTMSYAPEIAWEASSGGFSNYFERAWFQKEAVQNYLANHITNETKQYYSQFANFSGRGFPDVSAHSFEPSYEVIFYGARYGSGGTSAACPLFSALVGMLNDARLRAGKSTLGFLNPLLYSKGYKALTDVTAGQSIGCNGIDPQSDEAVAGAGIIPWAHWNATVGWDPVTGLGLPDFEKLRQLVLSL from the exons ATGCGTTCCTCCGGTCTTTACGCAGCACTGCTGTGCTCTCTGGCCGCATCGACCAACGCAGTTGTTCATGAGAAGCTCGCCGCGGTCCCCTCGGGCTGGCACCATCTCGAAGATGCTGGCTCCGATCACCAGATTAGCCTGTCGATCGCATTGGCACGCAAGAACCTCGATCAGCTTGAATCCAAGCTGAAAGACTTGTCCACACCAGGTGAATCGCAGTATGGCCAGTGGCTGGATCAAGAGGAAGTCGACACACTGTTCCCAGTGGCCAGCGACAAGGCCGTGATCAGCTGGTTGCGCAGCGCCAACATCACCCATATTGCCCGGCAGGGCAGCTTGGTGAACTTTGCGACCACCGTCGACAAGGTGAACAAGCTTCTCAACACCACTTTTGCTTACTACCAAAGAGGTTCTTCCCAGAGACTGCGCACGACAGAGTACTCCATTCCCGATGATCTGGTCGACTCGATCGACCTCATCTCCCCGACAACCTTTTTCGGCAAGGAAAAGACCAGTGCTGGCCTGACCCAGCGGTCGCAGAAAGTCGACAACCATGTGGCCAAACGCTCCAACAGCTCGTCCTGCGCCGATACCATCACGTTATCCTGCCTGAAGGAGATGTACAACTTTGGCAACTACACTCCCAGCGCCTCGTCAGGAAGCAAGCTGGGATTCGCCAGCTTCCTGAACGAGTCCGCCTCGTATTCCGATCTTGCCAAGTTCGAGAGACTGTTCAACTTGCCGTCTCAGAACTTCTCCGTGGAGCTGATCAACGGCGGCGTCAATGACCAGAACCAATCGACGGCTTCTCTGACCGAGGCTGACCTCGATGTGGAATTGCTCGTTGGCGTAGGTCATCCTCTTCCGGTGACCGAGTTTATCACTTCTGGCGAACC TCCTTTCATTCCCGACCCCGATGAGCCGAGTGCCGCCGATAATGAGAATGAGCCTTACCTTCAGTACTACGAGTACCTCCTCTCCAAGCCCAACTCGGCCCTGCCCCAAGTGATTTCCAACTCCTACGGTGACGACGAACAG ACCGTTCCAGAATACTACGCCAAGCGAGTCTGCAACCTGATCGGACTGGTCGGCCTGCGCGGCATCAGCGTCCTGGAATCATCCGGTGACGAAG GAATTGGATCTGGCTGCCGCACCACCGACGGCACTAACAGCACCCAATTCAAtcccatcttccccgccaCCTGTCCCTACGTGACCGCCGTAGGAGGCACCATGTCCTACGCGCCCGAAATTGCCTGGGAAGCCAGTTCCGGTGGTTTCAGCAACTACTTCGAGCGAGCCTGGTTCCAGAAGGAAGCCGTGCAGAACTACCTGGCGAACCACATCACCAACGAGACGAAGCAGTATTACTCACAATTCGCTAACTTTAGCGGTCGCGGATTTCCCGATGTTTCGGCCCATAGCTTTGAGCCTTC GTACGAAGTTATCTTCTACGGCGCCCGTTACGGCTCCGGCGGTACTTCCGCCGCATGTCCTCTGTTCTCTGCGCTAGTGGGCATGTTGAACGATGCTCGTCTGCGGGCGGGCAAGTCCACGCTTGGTTTCTTGAACCCCCTGCTGTACAGTAAGGGGTACAAGGCGCTGACAGATGTCACGGCGGGACAATCGATCGGGTGCAATGGCATTGATCCGCAGAGTGATGAGGCTGTTGCGGGCGCGGGCATTATCCCGTGGGCGCATTGGAATGCCACAGTCGGATGGGATCCGGTGACGGGATTGGGACTTCCTGATTTTGAGAAGTTGAGGCAGTTGGTGCTGTCGTTGTAG
- the aglA gene encoding putative alpha-galactosidase (COG:G;~EggNog:ENOG410PVXK;~InterPro:IPR000772,IPR002241,IPR035992,IPR041233, IPR017853,IPR013780,IPR013785;~PFAM:PF17801,PF00652;~go_function: GO:0003824 - catalytic activity [Evidence IEA];~go_function: GO:0004553 - hydrolase activity, hydrolyzing O-glycosyl compounds [Evidence IEA];~go_process: GO:0005975 - carbohydrate metabolic process [Evidence IEA]), translated as MPTPLPPGELTISSSMAAMSMQPKAGRLKRNTSSATDTGIKFSNMQHSLIFSESAPAYFAGTDNNTDWYTVMDWVPIYGELARHSTDILVYSGAGSAWDSIINNYNYNTLLARYQQPGYFNDPDFLIPDHPGLTANEKRSHFALWASFSAPLIISAYIPALSKDEIAFLTNEALIAVDQDPLAQQATLASRDDTLDILTRNLANGDRLLTVLNKGNATVTRGIPVQWLGLVNTGCTYTVEDLWNGDTQKIGDHIKVELASHATAVFRLSLPDECSSVVPTGLIFNTASGNCLAATSNSSVAFQSCNGEDSQIWRVTSSGVISPLSQTTQCLTADGSSVKLQACDSTEDDGQKWTYAVTGNLKNAKTDSCLTEGPVQMKSCLDERDGQVFGLPSGVQLS; from the coding sequence ATGCCAACACCTTTGCCTCCTGGGGAATTGACTATCTCAAGCTCGATGGCTGCAATGTCTATGCAACCCAAGGCAGGACGCTTGAAGAGGAATACAAGCAGCGCTACGGACACTGGCATCAAGTTCAGCAATATGCAGCACTCACTGATCTTCTCCGAGTCAGCCCCGGCATACTTTGCGGGTACAGACAACAACACAGACTGGTACACTGTGATGGATTGGGTGCCGATATACGGGGAGCTAGCACGCCATTCAACTGATATCCTGGTGTACAGTGGAGCAGGTAGCGCATGGGATAGCATCATAAACAATTACAACTACAACACCCTTCTTGCACGCTACCAGCAACCGGGGTACTTCAACGACCCCGACTTTCTAATTCCGGATCATCCGGGCCTTACGGCGAATGAAAAGCGGTCGCATTTCGCACTGTGGGCTTCGTTCTCGGCTCCTCTCATTATAAGCGCCTACATACCCGCGCTCTCGAAGGATGAAATTGCCTTTCTGACGAATGAAGCATTGATTGCGGTGGATCAAGATCCCCTGGCACAGCAGGCCACGTTGGCGAGTCGCGACGACACCCTGGATATATTGACCCGTAATCTGGCGAACGGCGATAGACTGCTGACCGTGCTTAATAAGGGTAACGCAACTGTAACGAGGGGAATTCCAGTGCAATGGCTGGGTCTGGTCAACACTGGCTGTACATATACTGTCGAAGATCTCTGGAATGGCGATACCCAGAAGATCGGCGATCATATAAAGGTTGAATTAGCCAGCCACGCAACAGCAGTCTTCCGGCTCAGTCTGCCAGACGAATGTTCTTCGGTAGTCCCAACCGGACTCATTTTCAACACAGCATCGGGCAACTGTCTGGCCGCTACCTCAAATTCTTCAGTCGCATTTCAGTCCTGCAATGGAGAGGACTCCCAGATCTGGCGGGTGACGTCGTCAGGAGTCATTAGTCCACTATCGCAGACGACACAATGTTTGACTGCCGATGGAAGCTCAGTGAAGCTTCAAGCATGTGACAGCACTGAGGATGACGGCCAGAAATGGACGTATGCAGTCACGGGGAATTTGAAGAATGCAAAGACGGATAGTTGCTTGACGGAGGGACCGGTGCAAATGAAGTCGTGTCTGGATGAGAGGGACGGTCAAGTATTTGGCCTTCCGAGTGGCGTCCAATTGTCGTAG
- a CDS encoding uncharacterized protein (COG:S;~EggNog:ENOG410Q26X;~SECRETED:SignalP(1-17)), translated as MKFSIVALAGLASAVSAASLPARFSLIADDNTPVLTDGQNVYIGNDASKSTSKLILSGGANGALTYLAKGAVPTAWQNLYIIENSVSPIAFTQPHSGAVPDNANTTGFGVNEEGYLTQGGRAWFAVDGYGDVPSKEVYWYGAHSSEYKAANLKVQECTTEEC; from the exons ATGAAGTTCTCCATCGTTGCTCTTGCCGGCCTTGCCAGCGCCGTCTCTGCCGCTTCTCTCCCCGCGCGCTTCTCCCTCATCGCCGACGACAACACCCCCGTCCTCACTGATGGCC AGAACGTCTACATCGGCAACGACGCCTCCAAGAGCACCTCCAAGCTGATCC TCTCCGGTGGTGCCAACGGTGCCCTGACCTACCTCGCCAAGGGCGCTGTCCCCACTGCCTGGCAAAACCTGTACATCATCGAGAACAGCGTTTCGCCCATCGCCTTCACCCAGCCTCACTCCGGCGCTGTTCCCGACAACGCCAACACCACTGGCTTCGGTGTCAACGAGGAGGGTTACCTGACTCAGGGCGGTAGGGCCTGGTTCGCTGTTGACGGATACGGCGATGTTCCTTCCAAGGAGGTCTACTGGTACGGTGCTCACAGCTCGGAGTACAAGGCTGCCAACCTCAAGGTTCAGGAGTGCACTACCGAGGAGTGCTAA
- a CDS encoding DUF3176 domain-containing protein (COG:S;~EggNog:ENOG410PR4M;~InterPro:IPR021514;~PFAM:PF11374;~TransMembrane:5 (o46-70i82-104o124-142i149-167o487-509i)) has protein sequence MKALKDEYDLGYRNLEDPKEPSTRPLSTSRPLLLQNQTSKFWLSGWTWEIVSCVIAVAALVAIIIVLYNYDNRPMPDWPYGITLNAVVSVLVTLMKAAMIFPITEGLSQLKWSWFNQRNQLSDLSLLDAASRGAFSATFVLFRFLPRHLVSIGCFIMVVAAAIAPFVQQVINITSQPVHSFDHSAIQVCNTSSYIDYGEGAGPGLNKVPLSTTGAIYTGIFQSEGPDSNTVTMTCPTGNCTFTPYQSLGFCSRCANITDSLTLHKTSVVSTMANYNYTLPNGFSFETSWGMMYLMNATNGLNLVKLDTGNLPVILNFTAISAAGYGVPPQISATECALYFCVKTYEASVQKGRYNETLVSTASSSNYSATSATSDISLTPETCYVNGTQQPDPTDCTYNVSWLSRLAMYNSLTPLLKGKGSLFVSNRPDWSSDTMHAVYGVEGNYTDINSMFQSLAGALTTHARNAVCKGSVNGTTWTVESFVHVKWPWMILPIALMVLTLIFLITTVVRTRNQFIWKSSPLALLFSDVAVEAPHAFERSPDLTHMEAASRKMKVWLETTTGGAKLKAVVG, from the exons ATGAAGGCCCTCAAGGATGAGTACGATTTGGGGTACCGCAATCTCGAGGACCCAAAGGAACCCTCGACCCGCCCGTTATCGACCTCCAGACCATTGCTTCTGCAGAACCAGACCTCGAAATTTTGGTTGTCAGGCTGGACCTGGGAGATCGTGAGCTGTGTCATTGCCGTGGCGGCTCTGGTCGCCATCATTATCGTCCTCTACAACTATGATAACCGGCCTATGCCGGACTGGCCATATGGCATCACTCTCAATGCCGTGGTTTCCGTGCTGGTGACCCTAATGAAAGCGGCCATGATCTTCCCAATCACCGAGGGACTGTCGCAGTTGAAATGGTCCTGGTTCAACCAGCGAAACCAACTGAGCGACCTGTCACTACTGGACGCGGCCAGTCGCGGAGCTTTCAGCGCCACCTTTGTTCTGTTCCGCTTTCTACCTCG TCACTTAGTATCCATCGGATGCTTCATAATGGTGGTTGCTGCGGCCATTGCGCCGTTCGTGCAGCaagtcatcaacatcacgTCGCAGCCCGTCCACTCGTTCGATCATTCCGCCATCCAAGTCTGCAATACAAGCAGCTACATCGACTATGGCGAAGGCGCCGGGCCGGGTTTGAACAAGGTTCCTCTATCCACAACCGGGGCCATCTACACTGGCATTTTTCAGAGCGAAGGCCCAGACAGCAACACGGTTACCATGACATGTCCCACGGGGAACTGTACTTTCACCCCTTATCAATCGCTAGGATTTTGCAGTCGCTGCGCCAACATCACTGACAGCCTCACCCTGCACAAAACATCGGTTGTCAGTACCATGGCCAATTATAATTACACCCTCCCCAATGGATTCAGCTTCGAGACCTCCTGGGGCATGATGTATCTGATGAACGCTACCAACGGCCTAAACCTCGTCAAACTCGACACCGGAAATCTACCGGTGATACTGAACTTCACCGCCATCAGCGCCGCCGGCTACGGTGTGCCACCACAAATCAGCGCCACCGAGTGCGCCCTCTATTTCTGCGTCAAGACCTACGAAGCCTCGGTCCAAAAGGGCCGCTACAATGAAACCTTGGTATCTACAGCCTCATCCTCGAACTACTCCGCCACATCGGCGACCAGCGACATTTCGCTCACACCTGAAACATGCTATGTGAACGGCACCCAACAACCCGACCCCACAGACTGCACCTACAACGTTAGCTGGCTCAGCCGACTCGCCATGTACAATTCCCTAACGCCCCTGCTCAAAGGCAAGGGCTCACTCTTCGTCAGCAACCGACCAGACTGGTCATCAGACACTATGCATGCTGTATACGGCGTAGAGGGCAATTACACGGACATCAATTCAATGTTCCAATCACTCGCGGGCGCATTGACGACCCATGCGCGCAACGCCGTGTGCAAGGGGTCAGTAAACGGTACGACCTGGACCGTCGAGTCATTCGTGCACGTCAAGTGGCCGTGGATGATTCTCCCAATTGCACTGATGGTCTTgaccctcatcttcctcatcacgACGGTGGTCCGGACGCGGAACCAGTTCATCTGGAAGTCGTCACCGCTGGCGTTGTTGTTCTCGGATGTAGCTGTTGAGGCGCCGCACGCGTTCGAGCGCAGTCCGGATTTGACCCATATGGAGGCGGCATCGCGCAAGATGAAGGTGTGGTTGGAGACGACGACAGGAGGGGCGAAACTGAAGGCAGTCGTGGGGTGA
- a CDS encoding uncharacterized protein (COG:S;~EggNog:ENOG410Q22F) produces the protein MFDAVMSWFRPSGQEEVQEVTWDPVTLTMNQPQSPAAPTMDEIVTDQPSLGEGMELRLRGGDGPEDACCFCCHCCSCCEKCIGTD, from the exons ATGTTTGATGCTGTGATGAGCTGGTTCCGCCCCTCCGGCCAGGAGGAGGTTCAGGAGGTGACTTGGGATCCCGTCACTCTCACCATGAACCAACCTCAGAGCCCGGCCGCCCCCACCATGGATGAGATCGTCACCGATCAGCCT TCCCTTGGCGAAGGAATGGAACTGCGCTTGCGTGGTGGTGACGGACCAGAGGATGC ttgctgcttctgctgccactgctgcagctgctgcgaAAAGTGCATCGGCACCGACTAA
- a CDS encoding uncharacterized protein (COG:S;~EggNog:ENOG410PWK0), which produces MAAESPASHLTAEMLVTLEMFKDSPWEEPVPVSPFWDSIDYSIARNFLGSFTHAERAQLPIDEDSTADQQSKLILLLRLLQKKLDEEEAATSPPSSLYTSNYHQWYRLWQGIYVLQDELNLPEAEQTVRMLVDKTPYKSNPVPSHMLAEHLVKVGKYEEAERTERPIRAWMDARPHLGPSSPQALNARRLIAQALWGQGPSRRSEAEALIADIHWIVEEMGEGQFAVYQAEERRLNQVMMATLQ; this is translated from the coding sequence ATGGCGGCAGAGTCTCCAGCCTCCCATTTAACCGCCGAGATGCTTGTGACGTTGGAGATGTTCAAGGATTCGCCGTGGGAGGAACCGGTCCCCGTTAGTCCCTTCTGGGACAGTATAGACTACTCGATCGCTCGCAATTTCCTCGGCAGCTTTACACACGCCGAACGGGCACAGCTGCCCATCGACGAGGACAGCACCGCTGACCAGCAATCCAAGCTTATACTCCTCCTACGACTCCTGCAGAAGAaattggatgaagaagaagctgccaCTTCTCCCCCATCCAGCCTCTACACCAGTAATTACCACCAGTGGTACCGATTATGGCAAGGGATCTACGTCCTTCAGGACGAGTTGAACCTGCCCGAGGCGGAACAGACCGTTCGGATGCTGGTGGACAAGACACCATACAAATCGAATCCAGTACCATCGCATATGTTAGCAGAGCACCTGGTAAAAGTTGGCAAGTATGAAGAGGCAGAACGGACCGAGAGACCGATCCGCGCATGGATGGATGCCCGGCCGCATTTGGGGCCGTCCTCCCCACAGGCGCTCAACGCTCGTCGGCTTATCGCCCAAGCCTTGTGGGGACAGGGACCGTCGAGGCGCTCGGAAGCCGAAGCTCTAATAGCCGATATTCATTGGATCGTCGAGGAGATGGGAGAAGGGCAGTTTGCGGTTTACCAGGCGGAAGAGAGAAGGTTGAACcaggtgatgatggccacTCTACAGTGA
- a CDS encoding glycoside hydrolase family 32 protein (CAZy:GH32;~COG:G;~EggNog:ENOG410PJC2;~InterPro:IPR001362,IPR013148,IPR013189,IPR013320, IPR023296;~PFAM:PF00251,PF08244;~go_function: GO:0004553 - hydrolase activity, hydrolyzing O-glycosyl compounds [Evidence IEA];~go_process: GO:0005975 - carbohydrate metabolic process [Evidence IEA]), with protein MKLQTASVLLGSAAAASPSMQTRASVVIDYNVAPPNLSTLPNGSLFETWRPRAHVLPPNGQIGDPCLHYTDPATGLFHVGFLHDGSGISSATTDDLATYQDLNQGNQVIVPGGINDPVAVFDGSVIPNGINGLPTLLYTSVSYLPIHWSIPYTRGSETQSLAVSSDGGSNFTKLDQGPVIPGPPFAYNVTAFRDPYVFQNPTLDSLLHSKNNTWYTVISGGLHEKGPAQFLYRQYDSDFQYWEYLGQWWHEPTNSTWGNGTWAGRWAFNFETGNVFSLDEYGYNPHGQIFTTIGTEGSDLPVVPQLTSIHDMLWVSGTVSRNGSVSFNPNMAGFLDWGFSSYAAAGKVLPSTSLPSTKSGAPDRFISYVWLSGDLFEQAEGFPTNQQNWTGTLLLPRELRVLYIPNVVDNALARESGASWQVVSSDGSAGTVELQTLGISIARETKAALLSGTSFTESGRTLNSSGVVPFKRSPSEKFFVLSAQLSFPASARGSGLKSGFQILSSEHESTTVYYQFSNESIIVDRSNTSAAARTTDGIDSSAEAGKLRLFDVLNGGEQAIETLDLTLVVDNSVLEVYANGRFALSTWVRSWYANSTNISFFHNGVGGVAFSKVTVSEGLYDAWPDRQY; from the exons ATGAAGCTTCAAACGGCTTCCGTACTGCTCGgcagtgctgctgctgcctctcCTTCAATGCAGACGCGGGCCTCCGTGGTCATCGACTACAATGTCGCTCCTCCAAACCTCTCCACCCTGCCCAATGGCTCCCTCTTCGAAACATGGCGGCCCCGCGCCCACGTCCTGCCCCCAAACGGCCAGATCGGTGATCCCTGCCTGCATTACACCGATCCCGCCACGGGCCTCTTCCACGTCGGCTTCCTTCACGATGGCAGCGGCATCTCCAGTGCCACCACCGATGACCTAGCCACCTACCAAGACCTCAACCAAGGCAACCAAGTCATTGTCCCTGGGGGCATCAACGACCCCGTCGCTGTCTTCGACGGCTCCGTCATCCCCAACGGCATCAACGgcctccccaccctcctctaCACCTCCGTCTCctacctccccatccactggTCGATCCCCTACACCCGCGGCAGTGAGACTCAATCCCTCGCCGTCTCCTCCGACGGCGgcagcaacttcaccaagCTCGACCAGGGCCCCGTCATCCCTGGCCCTCCCTTCGCCTACAACGTCACCGCATTCCGGGACCCCTACGTCTTCCAAAACCCCACTCTtgactccctcctccacagcaAGAACAACACCTGGTACACCGTCATCTCCGGTGGTCTGCACGAAAAGGGCCCCGCTCAATTCCTCTACCGCCAGTACGACTCGGACTTTCAGTACTGGGAGTACCTCGGCCAATGGTGGCACGAACCCACCAACTCCACCTGGGGTAACGGCACCTGGGCCGGCCGCTGGGCCTTCAACTTTGAGACCGGCAACGTCTTCAGTCTCGACGAGTACGGATACAACCCCCACGGccagatcttcaccaccatcggCACTGAGGGCTCTGACCTGCCCGTCGTGCCCCAGCTCACCAGCATCCACGACATGCTCTGGGTGTCCGGTACAGTCTCTCGCAATGGCTCTGTCTCGTTCAACCCCAACATGGCGGGCTTCCTCGACTGGGGCTTCTCCTCTTACGCTGCTGCCGGAAAGGTTCTCCCCTCGACTTCTCTGCCTTCCACGAAGAGCGGCGCCCCGGATCGCTTCATCTCCTACGTCTGGCTGTCCGGTGACCTGTTCGAACAGGCCGAAGGGTTCCCCACGAACCAGCAGAATTGGACCGGTACGCTGCTGCTTCCGCGTGAGTTGCGCGTGCTGTATATCCCCAATGTGGTGGACAATGCTCTGGCCCGGGAGTCTGGTGCCTCGTGGCAGGTCGTGAGCAGCGATGGCAGTGCGGGCACCGTCGAGCTGCAGACGCTGGGTATCTCCATTGCCCGGGAGACCAAGGCCGCGTTGCTGTCGGGAACGTCGTTCACTGAGTCCGGCCGCACCCTGAACAGCAGTGGTGTTGTTCCGTTCAAGCGCTCGCCATCCGAGAAGTTCTTCGTTCTGTCCGCACAGCTGTCCTTCCCTGCTTCGGCTAGGGGATCGGGACTTAAGAGTGGGTTCCAGATCCTCTCATCGGAGCACGAGAGTACCACTGTGTACTACCAGTTCTCGAATGAGTCGATTATCGTGGATCGTAGCAACACTAGTGCTGCGGCGCGCACGACTGATGGTATCGATAGCAGTGCGGAAGCTGGCAAGTTGCGTCTGTTTGACGTGCTGAATGGCGGCGAGCAGGCCATTGAGACGCTAGATTTGACTCTCGTGGTGGATAACTCCGTGTTGGAGGTGTATGCCAATGGTCGGTTTGCGTTGAGTACCTGGGTTCG TTCCTGGTACGCCAACTCCACTAACATCAGCTTCTTCCATAATGGCGTGGGTGGTGTTGCGTTCTCCAAAGTGACTGTGTCCGAGGGCTTGTATGATGCTTGGCCGGATCGTCAGTATTGA